A stretch of Vibrio aphrogenes DNA encodes these proteins:
- a CDS encoding M20 family metallopeptidase, protein MSQQFDLQTYIKQLEALVNVDCGTRTPQGVAKIADILTPMFEQIGFTVTRHHVDDKAGPCLEITNKPNADQYDVMLSGHMDTVFPEGTVAQRPLTYDKEKIYGPGTSDMKSGILSAWYALQQLTEEEKDKLAIVVALNCDEEIGSLYSRSWIEAMAKKSQRVLVCEAARVSGNLIRSRKGNAKYELVFKGVASHAGSALQDGVSAIYELSHWSLAIKDLVNLETGTTMNVGIIEGGLAVNVVPDYAKATVDLRFWSNEEAEAIDNRLREMAKTPFEQGASVEVKRLAFKPSMQPTDATQEMIKLVSEKAEALGIQYGWEDAGGGSDGNFTANVGTPTLDGFGPMGAGFHSDKEYLLIDSIKPRIDLLASVLKSF, encoded by the coding sequence ATGTCTCAACAATTTGATCTTCAAACGTATATCAAACAATTAGAAGCCTTAGTCAATGTCGATTGTGGGACCCGCACGCCACAAGGGGTGGCGAAAATTGCGGATATTCTGACCCCAATGTTTGAGCAAATTGGCTTTACGGTCACGCGTCATCATGTGGATGATAAAGCGGGTCCTTGTCTTGAAATCACCAACAAGCCGAATGCCGATCAGTATGATGTTATGCTGAGCGGTCACATGGATACAGTTTTTCCTGAAGGTACAGTGGCGCAACGTCCACTGACTTATGATAAGGAAAAAATCTATGGCCCTGGCACCTCAGATATGAAATCCGGCATTTTAAGTGCTTGGTATGCGCTGCAACAATTGACTGAGGAAGAAAAAGATAAATTAGCCATTGTGGTGGCACTCAACTGTGATGAAGAAATTGGCTCTTTATATTCTCGTTCTTGGATTGAAGCCATGGCGAAGAAAAGTCAGCGCGTATTGGTGTGTGAAGCGGCTCGCGTCAGTGGCAATTTGATCCGCTCTCGTAAAGGGAATGCTAAGTATGAATTAGTGTTTAAAGGCGTTGCCTCTCACGCGGGTTCAGCCTTGCAAGATGGGGTGTCTGCGATTTATGAGCTCAGCCATTGGTCACTTGCGATTAAAGATTTAGTAAACCTTGAAACCGGCACTACCATGAACGTCGGTATTATTGAAGGCGGTCTTGCGGTTAACGTCGTACCTGATTATGCCAAGGCAACGGTAGATTTACGTTTTTGGAGTAATGAAGAAGCTGAAGCGATTGATAACAGATTGCGTGAGATGGCAAAAACACCGTTTGAACAAGGAGCGAGTGTGGAAGTGAAGCGTTTAGCCTTCAAACCCTCGATGCAACCAACTGACGCGACACAAGAGATGATCAAATTGGTCAGTGAGAAAGCCGAAGCATTGGGGATTCAATACGGTTGGGAAGATGCTGGCGGCGGCTCTGATGGTAACTTTACTGCGAATGTCGGTACTCCAACCTTAGATGGTTTTGGGCCGATGGGGGCTGGTTTCCATTCTGATAAAGAATATTTATTGATTGATTCAATTAAGCCTCGTATCGATTTATTAGCCAGTGTCTTGAAAAGTTTCTAA
- the dcuC gene encoding anaerobic C4-dicarboxylate transporter DcuC, with translation MLELFIGFIVTMAVGYFIVKGYKPTGVLLTAGTVLLLLAKPLGHTVLPAGMESTGNFFTDALFFLKNSLQNYNGGLGLQIMLLCGFASYMTHIGANNIVVKQFSKPLAFIKSPYILLVAAYIVACLMSLAVSSATGLGVLLMATLFPMMTAMGISRPAAVAVCASPAAIILSPTSGDVVIAAQKSGIPLHIFAVETVLPVSISAIIVMAIAAFFWNKYLDKKNNTPMEKIDLSHIDVSAPAYYSILPFLPIAGVFLFNGQTIPGMSLDIYTIVVLSIFIGAVVHYVSNRFDGKKAVEDLEVCYQGMADAFKGVVMLLVGAGLFAQGLMSVGAIDSLLSLANNAGAGAVALMLLLTTITIAASVATGSGNASFYAFVELAPSLAAKMGINPAFLIIPMLQASNLGRTISPVSGVIVATSGMGQVNPFEVVKRTFVPVMCGLMTVIIGTVFLVPMMAA, from the coding sequence ATGCTAGAACTTTTTATCGGCTTTATCGTGACGATGGCGGTGGGCTACTTTATTGTTAAAGGTTATAAACCGACTGGTGTGCTATTAACCGCAGGTACGGTGTTATTGTTACTGGCTAAGCCGTTAGGGCATACTGTTCTTCCTGCGGGGATGGAGTCAACGGGTAACTTCTTTACCGACGCATTATTTTTCTTAAAAAACTCACTACAAAATTACAATGGCGGTTTAGGGCTCCAAATTATGCTGTTGTGTGGGTTTGCTTCTTATATGACCCATATTGGCGCTAACAATATTGTGGTTAAGCAGTTTTCTAAGCCCCTTGCGTTTATTAAGTCGCCTTACATTCTGTTAGTGGCGGCTTATATTGTGGCTTGCTTGATGTCATTGGCCGTGAGTTCAGCAACAGGACTCGGGGTATTATTGATGGCAACCTTATTTCCGATGATGACGGCAATGGGTATCTCTCGCCCCGCTGCGGTAGCAGTGTGTGCTTCTCCTGCCGCTATTATTTTATCGCCAACATCAGGGGATGTGGTGATTGCCGCGCAAAAATCTGGCATTCCTCTGCATATCTTTGCGGTTGAAACCGTGTTACCTGTGTCAATCTCTGCCATCATTGTGATGGCGATTGCGGCTTTCTTTTGGAATAAATATCTCGATAAGAAAAACAATACACCGATGGAAAAAATCGATTTATCGCATATTGATGTTAGCGCGCCTGCCTATTACTCCATCTTGCCATTTCTACCGATTGCTGGAGTATTCCTTTTTAATGGTCAAACCATCCCAGGAATGAGCCTCGATATTTATACTATTGTGGTGTTATCAATTTTCATTGGTGCAGTTGTGCATTATGTCTCTAATCGCTTTGATGGTAAGAAAGCGGTTGAGGATTTAGAAGTGTGTTATCAAGGCATGGCCGATGCATTTAAAGGTGTGGTAATGCTGTTAGTTGGGGCTGGGTTATTTGCGCAAGGCTTAATGTCGGTTGGTGCGATTGATAGCTTATTGAGCTTGGCAAACAATGCTGGAGCTGGGGCGGTGGCATTGATGCTGCTATTGACCACCATTACTATTGCTGCCTCAGTGGCCACCGGATCGGGGAATGCGTCTTTCTATGCGTTTGTTGAATTAGCGCCCTCACTTGCGGCCAAAATGGGGATTAACCCAGCGTTCTTGATCATTCCTATGTTACAAGCGTCGAATTTAGGTCGTACGATTTCACCGGTTTCTGGTGTGATTGTGGCGACGTCTGGTATGGGACAAGTGAATCCATTTGAAGTGGTGAAACGAACTTTTGTTCCGGTGATGTGTGGTTTGATGACAGTGATTATTGGCACCGTGTTCTTAGTGCCAATGATGGCTGCCTAA
- a CDS encoding zinc ribbon-containing protein yields MTKRNQDYNKVLEQVIESLKLAPKELDKALETPKQMWQATKDMTKDEFALINEYVKSDLKEFSDNYKKDKEALENDPFRDVISESIWEGLLDITDKTQIEWLEVFQDIEHKGLYQVGDVIGLGALVCEKCGHRQEYTHACEITPCVQCQNHAFTRVPLKP; encoded by the coding sequence ATGACGAAACGTAATCAAGATTATAACAAGGTACTTGAACAGGTCATTGAAAGCTTAAAGCTGGCTCCCAAAGAGTTAGATAAAGCCTTAGAGACGCCCAAACAGATGTGGCAAGCCACTAAAGATATGACAAAAGATGAGTTCGCTTTAATCAATGAATATGTGAAGTCCGATCTTAAAGAGTTTTCTGATAATTATAAAAAAGATAAAGAGGCACTCGAGAATGATCCCTTTCGTGATGTGATTTCTGAATCGATTTGGGAAGGGCTATTGGATATTACCGACAAAACTCAAATTGAGTGGTTAGAGGTTTTTCAAGATATTGAGCATAAAGGGTTATATCAAGTTGGCGATGTGATTGGGCTTGGAGCCTTAGTGTGTGAAAAATGCGGCCATCGACAAGAATATACCCACGCCTGTGAAATAACGCCTTGTGTTCAATGTCAGAATCACGCGTTCACTCGTGTGCCGTTAAAGCCTTAG
- the leuS gene encoding leucine--tRNA ligase: MQEHKVKLSEHYNPQDIEPKVQQYWDNNKTFEVTEDPSKEKFYCLSMFPYPSGRLHMGHVRNYTIGDVVSRYQRLQGKNVMQPIGWDAFGLPAENAAVKNKTAPAPWTYENIEYMKNQLKLLGFGYDWKREFATCTPEYYRWEQEFFTKLYEKGLVYKKTSSVNWCPNDMTVLANEQVEDGCCWRCDTPVEQKEIPQWFIKITEYAQELLDDLDNLDGWPEMVKTMQRNWIGRSEGVELTFKVNGQADLEVYTTRPDTLMGVTYVGIAAGHPLAAIAAQNNPELAAFIDECKNTKVAEAELATMEKKGMDTGLTAIHPLNGKEVPVFVANFVLMDYGTGAVMAVPAHDQRDFEFATKYGLNIEAVILDEEGNQPNVSEAAHIEKGKLFNSGEFDGLDFQDAFDAIAAKLESEGKGKKTVNFRLRDWGVSRQRYWGAPIPMVTTDDGEVHPVPADQLPVILPEDVVMDGVTSPIKADKAWAETTFNGEHALRETDTFDTFMESSWYYARYCSPQADDILDPEKANYWLPVDQYVGGIEHACMHLLYSRFFHKLLRDAGYVTSDEPFKQLLCQGMVLADAFSFTTEKGGKEWVAPTDVTVERDGKGRIISAVDNQGRNVDHSGMIKMSKSKNNGIDPQEMVDKYGADTVRLFMMFASPADMTLEWQESGVEGANRFLRRVWKLVGDHTSKGEVEALEVSALTADQKALRRDVHKTIAKVSDDVGRRQTFNTAIAAIMELMNKLGKAPQENAQDRAILDEALKAVVRMLYPITPHICHELWNALGETDVDTCEWPSFDEKALVEDEKLIIVQVNGKLRAKLTVPADISKDDIEAMGLSDENVTKFTDGLTVRKVIYVPGKLLNIVAN, from the coding sequence ATGCAAGAGCATAAAGTGAAATTATCAGAACATTATAATCCGCAAGATATTGAGCCGAAGGTTCAACAATACTGGGATAACAACAAAACATTTGAAGTAACTGAAGATCCAAGCAAAGAAAAATTCTATTGCTTATCGATGTTCCCTTACCCAAGTGGCCGACTACATATGGGCCATGTTCGTAATTACACTATCGGTGATGTGGTTTCACGCTACCAACGTCTGCAAGGCAAAAACGTAATGCAACCAATTGGTTGGGATGCATTTGGCCTTCCAGCTGAAAATGCCGCGGTTAAAAATAAAACCGCCCCTGCGCCGTGGACGTATGAAAACATCGAATACATGAAAAACCAGCTTAAATTGCTAGGCTTTGGTTACGACTGGAAACGTGAATTCGCCACATGTACACCAGAATATTACCGTTGGGAACAAGAGTTCTTCACTAAGCTGTATGAAAAAGGCTTGGTTTATAAAAAGACCTCTTCAGTCAACTGGTGTCCAAACGACATGACGGTTCTTGCCAACGAACAAGTTGAAGATGGCTGTTGCTGGCGTTGTGATACCCCTGTAGAACAAAAAGAAATTCCACAGTGGTTCATCAAAATTACTGAATACGCACAAGAGTTACTAGACGATTTAGACAATCTAGACGGCTGGCCTGAGATGGTAAAAACTATGCAGCGCAACTGGATTGGCCGCTCTGAAGGCGTTGAGTTAACCTTTAAAGTGAACGGTCAAGCGGATCTAGAAGTGTATACCACGCGCCCTGACACACTAATGGGTGTGACTTATGTGGGTATCGCTGCTGGTCACCCTCTTGCGGCTATTGCTGCACAAAACAACCCAGAGCTTGCCGCTTTCATTGATGAATGCAAAAACACCAAAGTGGCAGAAGCTGAATTAGCCACCATGGAAAAGAAAGGCATGGACACCGGTCTCACCGCCATTCATCCGCTAAATGGTAAAGAAGTCCCTGTCTTTGTCGCTAACTTCGTATTAATGGATTACGGCACGGGTGCTGTAATGGCCGTTCCAGCTCACGATCAACGTGACTTTGAATTTGCGACTAAATACGGTCTCAACATCGAAGCTGTCATTCTTGATGAAGAAGGCAACCAACCGAACGTATCAGAAGCAGCACATATTGAAAAAGGCAAACTGTTCAATTCTGGTGAATTTGACGGTCTTGATTTCCAAGATGCTTTTGATGCGATCGCAGCCAAATTAGAATCTGAAGGTAAAGGTAAGAAAACCGTCAACTTCCGTCTACGTGACTGGGGCGTATCTCGTCAACGTTACTGGGGCGCGCCAATTCCAATGGTGACCACTGATGACGGTGAAGTACACCCGGTTCCAGCAGATCAACTTCCAGTTATTCTACCTGAAGATGTGGTCATGGATGGGGTCACTAGTCCAATTAAAGCGGATAAAGCATGGGCTGAAACTACGTTCAATGGCGAACATGCCTTACGTGAAACGGATACCTTTGATACCTTCATGGAATCATCTTGGTACTATGCACGTTACTGTTCTCCACAAGCCGATGACATTTTAGATCCAGAAAAAGCCAACTACTGGCTACCTGTTGATCAATATGTTGGTGGCATCGAGCACGCGTGTATGCACCTATTGTACTCGCGCTTCTTCCACAAACTATTGCGTGACGCAGGCTATGTCACTTCTGACGAACCCTTCAAGCAACTACTTTGCCAAGGCATGGTATTAGCGGATGCCTTCTCTTTCACGACCGAGAAAGGCGGTAAAGAATGGGTTGCACCTACTGATGTTACCGTTGAGCGTGATGGTAAAGGCCGCATCATTTCAGCGGTAGACAACCAAGGTCGCAACGTGGATCACTCTGGCATGATCAAAATGTCGAAGTCGAAAAACAATGGTATTGATCCACAAGAAATGGTGGATAAATACGGTGCCGATACCGTTCGCCTATTTATGATGTTTGCTTCACCAGCCGATATGACGCTTGAATGGCAAGAATCTGGCGTTGAAGGTGCAAACCGTTTCCTACGTCGTGTCTGGAAGCTAGTCGGTGACCACACATCAAAAGGCGAAGTAGAAGCATTAGAGGTTTCAGCATTAACCGCAGATCAAAAAGCGCTACGTCGTGATGTTCATAAAACCATTGCTAAAGTTAGCGATGATGTTGGCCGTCGTCAGACCTTCAACACCGCGATTGCTGCCATCATGGAATTAATGAATAAGCTTGGTAAAGCACCGCAAGAAAACGCTCAAGACCGCGCGATTCTTGATGAAGCACTGAAAGCCGTAGTGCGCATGTTGTACCCTATCACTCCACATATTTGTCATGAATTGTGGAACGCATTAGGTGAAACGGATGTCGATACCTGTGAGTGGCCAAGCTTTGATGAAAAAGCACTGGTTGAAGATGAAAAACTGATCATTGTTCAGGTTAACGGTAAGCTACGTGCTAAATTGACCGTGCCAGCAGATATCAGCAAAGACGATATTGAAGCTATGGGTTTAAGTGACGAAAACGTGACTAAATTCACTGATGGTTTAACCGTGCGTAAAGTGATCTACGTACCGGGTAAACTGTTAAATATCGTTGCGAACTAA
- a CDS encoding LPS-assembly lipoprotein LptE, which translates to MAHLFSRAHVRFFAIISLAMMTTACGFHFRGNYLLPDEVSTISVTSFDSYNEITRDVQKQLRLNGVNIVSPATDIANLHLLSESDSSRTLSLYQNARAAEYELSYQVRYQVVVPGYDKKAFNVNITRSYLDNPLAALAKSVEKDMILSEMKDQAAEQIVRQMARLKAQLAVTPSDPDQDDAQSFPTDPDAATQSETTDIDEGVQQTTTINQDNTDSHVESH; encoded by the coding sequence GTGGCACATTTGTTTTCTCGCGCTCATGTCCGTTTTTTCGCCATTATCAGTCTCGCTATGATGACCACAGCTTGTGGCTTCCACTTTCGCGGTAACTACCTTTTGCCTGATGAAGTCTCCACCATCTCAGTCACCAGTTTCGATTCTTATAATGAAATTACCCGTGATGTGCAAAAGCAATTACGTTTAAATGGCGTTAACATTGTGAGCCCTGCAACTGACATCGCCAACCTTCATTTACTTTCAGAAAGTGACAGTAGCCGCACCTTATCGCTTTATCAAAATGCGCGAGCGGCAGAATACGAATTGTCTTACCAAGTTAGATATCAAGTGGTCGTACCGGGTTATGACAAAAAAGCTTTTAACGTCAATATCACTCGTAGCTATTTAGATAACCCTCTTGCGGCGTTAGCAAAATCGGTTGAAAAAGACATGATTTTAAGTGAAATGAAAGATCAAGCAGCAGAACAAATCGTCCGTCAAATGGCGCGTTTAAAAGCACAGCTTGCAGTCACTCCATCGGATCCCGATCAAGATGACGCTCAGTCTTTCCCAACCGATCCTGATGCTGCCACTCAGAGTGAAACCACAGATATTGATGAAGGTGTACAACAGACGACCACCATCAATCAAGACAACACTGACAGTCATGTAGAGAGCCATTAA
- the holA gene encoding DNA polymerase III subunit delta, whose product MRIFADKLADHLTRQTFPIYLLMGNEPLLLQETKDLLHHHAKQKGFLDKQRFTLDKNIDWNPIFDCCQALSLFSNQQILELEIPESGLSAANAKELVTLTSQLNPDILLIVIGNKLTRAQENTKWFKALHQHGVLVSCNSPDLRQLPQFVQQRCKKLKLMPDGEAIQMLAQWHEGNLLALAQSLEKLALLYPDGKLTMPRVEAALSRHNHFTPFQWVDALLAGQAKRAQRILRQLQAEGQEAIILLRTLQKELFFLIEMKTTFEQGQALGKIFDQHRVWQNKRPLYSAALQRLTLSQLRRYIHLLCALELSVKTTFDQDPWPALSQLSIELCQPNVQLPSASIHNQSKPW is encoded by the coding sequence ATGCGTATATTTGCAGATAAGCTGGCCGACCATTTAACTCGTCAAACCTTTCCCATTTATCTCTTAATGGGAAACGAACCGCTGTTATTACAAGAAACTAAAGATTTACTGCATCACCATGCAAAACAAAAAGGCTTTTTAGATAAGCAACGCTTTACTCTTGATAAAAACATTGATTGGAACCCGATTTTTGATTGCTGCCAAGCGCTCAGCCTGTTTTCGAATCAACAAATCCTTGAGCTTGAGATCCCAGAATCGGGTCTCAGTGCCGCCAATGCTAAAGAGTTAGTGACTCTCACCAGCCAATTAAATCCCGATATTCTGCTGATCGTCATAGGCAATAAATTAACGCGAGCGCAAGAAAATACCAAATGGTTTAAAGCGCTACATCAACATGGCGTATTGGTCAGTTGTAATAGCCCAGACTTACGTCAATTACCTCAATTTGTTCAACAACGATGTAAAAAATTGAAGTTAATGCCTGATGGTGAAGCAATACAAATGCTGGCTCAATGGCATGAAGGGAACTTATTGGCGTTAGCGCAAAGTTTAGAGAAACTGGCTTTACTTTACCCTGATGGTAAATTAACCATGCCAAGAGTTGAAGCTGCATTAAGCCGCCACAATCACTTCACTCCATTTCAATGGGTGGATGCTTTGCTAGCAGGACAAGCTAAACGAGCACAACGAATTTTGCGGCAATTACAAGCCGAAGGCCAAGAAGCGATTATTTTGCTCCGTACCTTACAAAAAGAGCTGTTCTTTTTAATTGAAATGAAAACAACCTTTGAGCAAGGGCAAGCCCTCGGTAAAATTTTTGATCAACATCGAGTGTGGCAAAATAAACGCCCACTCTACAGTGCCGCACTTCAAAGGCTCACCTTGTCGCAATTGCGCCGCTATATCCATTTGTTATGCGCTTTAGAGTTATCGGTAAAAACCACGTTCGATCAAGACCCTTGGCCAGCGTTAAGCCAACTTTCTATCGAATTGTGTCAACCGAATGTTCAATTACCTAGTGCCAGTATTCATAACCAATCAAAGCCTTGGTAG
- the rsfS gene encoding ribosome silencing factor: protein MQLNELKNFLADKADDMKAENIITLDVKGKSSVTDYMIVCTGTSKRHVASIADNVAKEAKTVGIEPLGIDGEAEGEWVVVDLGSVMMHIMQEGPRDLYQLEKLWG, encoded by the coding sequence TTGCAACTAAATGAATTAAAAAACTTCCTCGCAGATAAAGCCGATGATATGAAAGCAGAAAACATCATTACTCTTGATGTGAAAGGCAAATCCAGTGTCACCGATTACATGATTGTCTGTACTGGCACCTCAAAGCGCCATGTTGCCTCTATCGCCGATAATGTCGCAAAAGAAGCCAAAACAGTTGGAATAGAACCTCTTGGAATTGACGGTGAAGCCGAAGGTGAATGGGTCGTTGTCGACCTCGGTTCCGTGATGATGCACATTATGCAAGAAGGCCCTCGTGATTTGTATCAGCTAGAGAAACTTTGGGGCTAA
- the rlmH gene encoding 23S rRNA (pseudouridine(1915)-N(3))-methyltransferase RlmH, producing MKIQLIAVGTKMPKWVEDGFYEYQRRFPNDMPFDLVEIPAGKRGKNADIARILQKEGEAMLAAVPKGNRIITLDIPGKRWDTNELASQLDAWKLDGRDVSILIGGPEGLAPACKAAADQSWSLSPLTLPHPMVRVIMAESLYRAWSVTTNHPYHRE from the coding sequence GTGAAAATTCAACTTATTGCAGTCGGTACAAAAATGCCTAAATGGGTCGAAGACGGGTTTTATGAATATCAACGCCGCTTCCCAAATGATATGCCTTTTGATCTTGTCGAAATTCCAGCAGGAAAGCGGGGGAAAAATGCCGATATTGCTCGTATCCTACAAAAAGAAGGTGAAGCAATGTTAGCGGCCGTGCCTAAAGGTAACCGCATTATCACTTTAGATATTCCCGGTAAACGTTGGGATACCAATGAATTAGCGTCTCAACTTGATGCTTGGAAATTGGATGGCAGAGATGTCTCAATTTTGATTGGTGGCCCTGAAGGACTGGCTCCTGCTTGTAAAGCCGCCGCCGATCAAAGCTGGTCTTTATCTCCTTTAACCTTGCCTCACCCTATGGTGCGAGTCATTATGGCTGAAAGCCTGTATCGTGCTTGGAGTGTGACAACTAATCACCCGTATCATCGAGAATAG
- the mrdA gene encoding penicillin-binding protein 2 has protein sequence MRRKRSPIRDYTAEAKLFTRRAIVAFVGIMVLVGILLANLYYIQVKQYQDYKTRSNDNRIKIVPIAPNRGLIYDRNGHLLASNRPVFNLEVTPEKVKDIDKTIAELRKILPITDEQIEAFQKERTHIRHYKPVPLLTQLSDEEVAKFSVNQYQFPGVEITAALKRYYPYGEVLTHVLGYVSRINDRDIQRLTEEDKVSNYQATRDIGKLGIERYYEDVLHGTSGYQEVEVNSRGRIIRTLKYVPPVPGKDIVLNLDINLQKYAFGLMDDRRGSIIILDPKDNGVLAMVSSPSYDPNAFVHGISNKAYRDLLNDPDRPLVNRATLGIYPPASTVKPFIAVSALTEGVITPKTTRNDPGIWYIPHARNHKGYRDWSRWGHGVVDVKKAIEESVDTFFYQVAFDLGIDRLSTWMNKFGFGEYTGIDIHEESSANMPTRDWKMARHRTPWYQGDTIPVGIGQGYWTATPMQIAKALSVLVSHGKVRAPHLLRATIDKEKPDQKPVLSPIKTFPSIDNVKTSDWELAEEGMHLVATGSRGTARRAFYGAKYEAAVKSGTAQVYGLKEGEKYNASEIAEHLRDHALLMGFAPLKDPKLIVAMVLENAGGGSGVGGPIAREIFDHVLVESKQQASKEDKK, from the coding sequence ATGAGACGCAAACGTAGCCCAATACGTGATTATACTGCGGAAGCCAAACTTTTTACGCGACGCGCCATTGTGGCGTTTGTGGGCATCATGGTATTGGTCGGCATTTTGCTGGCCAATCTCTACTATATTCAAGTCAAGCAATATCAAGACTACAAAACTCGCTCCAATGATAACCGTATAAAAATCGTTCCGATCGCTCCGAACCGTGGTTTAATCTACGATCGTAATGGTCATTTATTAGCCTCAAACCGCCCTGTATTTAATTTAGAAGTCACCCCTGAAAAGGTAAAAGACATCGATAAAACCATTGCCGAATTACGCAAGATTTTACCGATCACAGACGAGCAAATCGAAGCCTTTCAAAAAGAACGTACCCATATTCGACATTACAAACCGGTGCCCTTACTCACCCAGCTCAGTGATGAAGAAGTGGCTAAATTTTCCGTCAATCAATATCAATTTCCTGGGGTTGAAATTACCGCCGCCTTAAAGCGGTATTATCCGTATGGCGAAGTGCTTACTCACGTATTAGGCTATGTCTCTCGTATCAATGACCGTGATATTCAGCGTTTAACCGAAGAAGATAAAGTCTCTAATTATCAAGCAACCCGAGATATCGGTAAGCTAGGTATTGAGCGTTATTATGAAGATGTTTTACACGGTACATCAGGCTACCAAGAAGTTGAAGTCAATAGCCGTGGGCGTATTATCCGCACGTTGAAATATGTTCCGCCGGTCCCAGGTAAAGATATCGTGTTAAATCTCGATATTAATCTACAAAAATACGCATTTGGCTTAATGGACGATCGTCGTGGCTCAATCATCATTCTCGATCCTAAAGACAATGGTGTGTTAGCGATGGTTTCAAGCCCAAGTTATGATCCAAATGCCTTTGTGCATGGTATCAGTAACAAAGCCTACCGGGATTTACTCAATGACCCTGATCGCCCATTAGTGAATCGTGCCACATTAGGTATCTATCCCCCCGCTTCTACCGTCAAACCTTTTATCGCCGTGTCGGCCTTAACAGAAGGAGTGATTACTCCTAAGACGACCCGTAATGACCCTGGTATCTGGTATATTCCGCATGCCCGTAACCACAAAGGTTATCGAGATTGGAGCCGTTGGGGACATGGCGTCGTAGATGTCAAAAAAGCCATCGAAGAATCGGTGGATACTTTCTTTTATCAAGTGGCGTTTGATCTTGGAATAGACAGACTGTCGACTTGGATGAATAAATTTGGTTTTGGTGAATATACCGGTATTGATATTCATGAAGAAAGCAGCGCTAATATGCCGACACGTGACTGGAAAATGGCGCGTCATCGTACGCCTTGGTATCAAGGGGATACTATTCCCGTCGGTATCGGGCAAGGTTATTGGACAGCCACGCCAATGCAAATCGCTAAAGCATTATCCGTCTTGGTGTCACACGGCAAAGTGAGGGCTCCTCACCTTTTACGTGCCACCATAGATAAAGAAAAGCCAGATCAAAAACCGGTTCTGAGCCCAATAAAAACCTTCCCTTCCATTGATAATGTGAAGACATCTGATTGGGAACTCGCCGAAGAAGGCATGCACCTTGTTGCGACAGGTTCTCGTGGTACTGCTCGTCGTGCCTTCTATGGTGCGAAATATGAAGCAGCGGTCAAATCAGGTACGGCGCAAGTCTATGGCCTTAAAGAAGGTGAAAAATATAATGCTTCTGAAATTGCAGAACATTTGCGCGACCATGCCTTATTAATGGGGTTTGCACCACTAAAAGATCCCAAACTGATTGTCGCCATGGTACTTGAAAATGCCGGTGGTGGTTCTGGTGTCGGTGGTCCAATTGCCCGAGAAATTTTTGACCATGTCTTGGTTGAGTCTAAACAACAAGCCAGTAAAGAGGATAAAAAGTAG